One window of the Acinonyx jubatus isolate Ajub_Pintada_27869175 chromosome A2, VMU_Ajub_asm_v1.0, whole genome shotgun sequence genome contains the following:
- the THEG gene encoding testicular haploid expressed gene protein isoform X2: MECGPRECECGRAILLLPGDRDHRHTWVLGSKAAGLGRTQYMGDRRRSLSHSHHGSEAEGGPDWGQDDDALGVQGTVFRSPGTKDTTCLDDEELSFEDREAETLPEEVTGGEPPGPRAPEEALEPLERVLEKDAEGIPEMSRLSITQRLPSAASARGVRRRRKRVFELAKPKTNWQVLRHRMGCCCKGYAWVSPCKRNLQFCVYWPSVYWTERFLEDTTLTVTVPVVTRRVEELARPKRFYSEYFNNNRSTSVWPVPRPTLAYQASSRLRELATPRVRNNIWSINMSEVNTQDSQVSAQDRASFCLKPARGHLPCPRGLKVGPRPSAHTRASQRAWNRSVRSEPNTGRLPAQAGRVTPVPPPPLLPGAGNEPQTRGRPRGSANVSEILAPASSSCLLSCRVLFRPTDGHNFIPSPTEEV, encoded by the exons ATGGAATGTGGACCCCGAGAATGCGAATGCGGGCGGGCCATTCTCCTGTTGCCCGGTGACCGCGACCACAGACACACTTGGGTGTTGGGGAGCAAGGCTGCAGGACTGGGGAGGACCCAGTACATGGGGGACCGCCGGCGAAGTCTGTCCCACAGCCACCACGGCTCGGAGGCCGAAGGCGGGCCCGACTGGGGACAGGACGATGATGCCCTCGGCGTGCAGGGCACAGTGTTCAGGAGTCCAGGGACCAAGGACACCACGTGCCTGGATGACGAGGAGCTGAGTTTTGAAGACCGAGAAGCGGAGACCCTCCCAGAGGAGGTGACTGGGGGAGAACCACCTGGCCCCCGGGCCCCCGAGGAGGCCCTCGAGCCGCTGGAGAGGGTTCTGGAGAAAGACGCGGAGGGCATACCTGAGATGAG CCGGCTGTCCATCACCCAGAGGCTCCCCAGTGCTGCCTCAGCCAGAGGGGTGCGGAGGAGGAGGAAGCGGGTCTTTGAGCTGGCAAAGCCCAAGACCAACTGGCAAGTCCTAAGACACAG GATGGGGTGCTGCTGTAAGGGCTATGCCTGGGTGTCCCCGTGCAAGAGGAACTTGCAGTTCTGTGTCTACTG GCCTTCTGTGTACTGGACAGAGAGGTTTCTTGAAGACACCACCCTCACTGTCACGGTGCCAG TGGTGACGCGCCGAGTGGAGGAGCTAGCTCGACCTAAAAGGTTCTACTCGGAGTATTTCAACAACAACAG GAGCACCTCCGTCTGGCCCGTTCCTCGCCCTACTCTGGCATACCAAGCTTCGAGTCGCCTGAGGGAACTGGCCACCCCGAGGGTCCGGAATAACATTTGGAGCATAAACATGTCTGAG GTGAACACGCAGGATTCACAGGTGTCTGCTCAGGACAGAGCTTCGTTTTGCTTGAAGCCTGCGCGGGGACACCTTCCCTGCCCACGTGGGCTCAAGGTGGGGCCCAGGCCTTCGGCTCACACGCGGGCATCTCAGAGGGCCTGGAACCGTTCAGTCCGTTCCGAACCAAACACTGGTCGGCTGCCCGCTCAGGCCGGACGCGTGACCCCCGTTCCCCCGCCTCCCCTTCTCCCCGGGGCCGGGAATGAGCCGCAGACTCGTGGCCGCCCTCGCGGCTCAGCTAACGTCTCCGAGATCCTCGCGCCTGCCAGCAGTTCATGCCTTCTTAGTTGCCGAGTCCTGTTTCGTCCCACGGATGGCCACAACTTTATTCCCTCGCCCACTGAAGAGGTCTGA
- the THEG gene encoding testicular haploid expressed gene protein isoform X4: MECGPRECECGRAILLLPGDRDHRHTWVLGSKAAGLGRTQYMGDRRRSLSHSHHGSEAEGGPDWGQDDDALGVQGTVFRSPGTKDTTCLDDEELSFEDREAETLPEEVTGGEPPGPRAPEEALEPLERVLEKDAEGIPEMSRLSITQRLPSAASARGVRRRRKRVFELAKPKTNWQVLRHRMGCCCKGYAWVSPCKRNLQFCVYWPSVYWTERFLEDTTLTVTVPVVTRRVEELARPKRFYSEYFNNNRCPKYPRQPRWQSPAQGSYSWQSPGPQPPCWKSGTPCQNPSRTCRTTIASFTWPCPRPSRTSVFLTEIHAGRCWTSPRRQWPVPGSSPWPSPKCAKTSTRAMTPTTFPPRLWWLRHPPACTSWPSPRASPKECERPRPGL, translated from the exons ATGGAATGTGGACCCCGAGAATGCGAATGCGGGCGGGCCATTCTCCTGTTGCCCGGTGACCGCGACCACAGACACACTTGGGTGTTGGGGAGCAAGGCTGCAGGACTGGGGAGGACCCAGTACATGGGGGACCGCCGGCGAAGTCTGTCCCACAGCCACCACGGCTCGGAGGCCGAAGGCGGGCCCGACTGGGGACAGGACGATGATGCCCTCGGCGTGCAGGGCACAGTGTTCAGGAGTCCAGGGACCAAGGACACCACGTGCCTGGATGACGAGGAGCTGAGTTTTGAAGACCGAGAAGCGGAGACCCTCCCAGAGGAGGTGACTGGGGGAGAACCACCTGGCCCCCGGGCCCCCGAGGAGGCCCTCGAGCCGCTGGAGAGGGTTCTGGAGAAAGACGCGGAGGGCATACCTGAGATGAG CCGGCTGTCCATCACCCAGAGGCTCCCCAGTGCTGCCTCAGCCAGAGGGGTGCGGAGGAGGAGGAAGCGGGTCTTTGAGCTGGCAAAGCCCAAGACCAACTGGCAAGTCCTAAGACACAG GATGGGGTGCTGCTGTAAGGGCTATGCCTGGGTGTCCCCGTGCAAGAGGAACTTGCAGTTCTGTGTCTACTG GCCTTCTGTGTACTGGACAGAGAGGTTTCTTGAAGACACCACCCTCACTGTCACGGTGCCAG TGGTGACGCGCCGAGTGGAGGAGCTAGCTCGACCTAAAAGGTTCTACTCGGAGTATTTCAACAACAACAG GTGTCCCAAGTATCCAAGGCAGCCCAGATGGCAATCCCCAGCACAAGGATCCTACAGCTGGCAAAGCCCAGGGCCCCAGCCACCCTGTTGGAAGAGTGGGACCCCATGCCAAAACCCAAGCCGCACGTGTCGGACTACAATCGCCTCCTTCACTTGGCCA TGCCCAAGGCCCAGTCGGACCAGTGTGTTCCTGACCGAGATCCACGCTGGGAGGTGCTGGACGTCACCAAGAAGGCAGTGGCCAGTCCCCGGATCATCTCCCTGGCCAAGCCCAAAGTGCGCAAAGACCTCAACGAGGGCTATGACCCCTACCACATTTCCCCCGCGTCTCTGGTGGCTCAGGCATCCCCCCGCTTGTACGAGCTGGCCATCCCCAAGAGCATCACCAAAAGAGTGTGAGCGACCCAGGCCTGGCCTCTGA
- the THEG gene encoding testicular haploid expressed gene protein isoform X3 has protein sequence MECGPRECECGRAILLLPGDRDHRHTWVLGSKAAGLGRTQYMGDRRRSLSHSHHGSEAEGGPDWGQDDDALGVQGTVFRSPGTKDTTCLDDEELSFEDREAETLPEEVTGGEPPGPRAPEEALEPLERVLEKDAEGIPEMSRLSITQRLPSAASARGVRRRRKRVFELAKPKTNWQVLRHRPSVYWTERFLEDTTLTVTVPVVTRRVEELARPKRFYSEYFNNNRSTSVWPVPRPTLAYQASSRLRELATPRVRNNIWSINMSEVSQVSKAAQMAIPSTRILQLAKPRAPATLLEEWDPMPKPKPHVSDYNRLLHLAMPKAQSDQCVPDRDPRWEVLDVTKKAVASPRIISLAKPKVRKDLNEGYDPYHISPASLVAQASPRLYELAIPKSITKRV, from the exons ATGGAATGTGGACCCCGAGAATGCGAATGCGGGCGGGCCATTCTCCTGTTGCCCGGTGACCGCGACCACAGACACACTTGGGTGTTGGGGAGCAAGGCTGCAGGACTGGGGAGGACCCAGTACATGGGGGACCGCCGGCGAAGTCTGTCCCACAGCCACCACGGCTCGGAGGCCGAAGGCGGGCCCGACTGGGGACAGGACGATGATGCCCTCGGCGTGCAGGGCACAGTGTTCAGGAGTCCAGGGACCAAGGACACCACGTGCCTGGATGACGAGGAGCTGAGTTTTGAAGACCGAGAAGCGGAGACCCTCCCAGAGGAGGTGACTGGGGGAGAACCACCTGGCCCCCGGGCCCCCGAGGAGGCCCTCGAGCCGCTGGAGAGGGTTCTGGAGAAAGACGCGGAGGGCATACCTGAGATGAG CCGGCTGTCCATCACCCAGAGGCTCCCCAGTGCTGCCTCAGCCAGAGGGGTGCGGAGGAGGAGGAAGCGGGTCTTTGAGCTGGCAAAGCCCAAGACCAACTGGCAAGTCCTAAGACACAG GCCTTCTGTGTACTGGACAGAGAGGTTTCTTGAAGACACCACCCTCACTGTCACGGTGCCAG TGGTGACGCGCCGAGTGGAGGAGCTAGCTCGACCTAAAAGGTTCTACTCGGAGTATTTCAACAACAACAG GAGCACCTCCGTCTGGCCCGTTCCTCGCCCTACTCTGGCATACCAAGCTTCGAGTCGCCTGAGGGAACTGGCCACCCCGAGGGTCCGGAATAACATTTGGAGCATAAACATGTCTGAG GTGTCCCAAGTATCCAAGGCAGCCCAGATGGCAATCCCCAGCACAAGGATCCTACAGCTGGCAAAGCCCAGGGCCCCAGCCACCCTGTTGGAAGAGTGGGACCCCATGCCAAAACCCAAGCCGCACGTGTCGGACTACAATCGCCTCCTTCACTTGGCCA TGCCCAAGGCCCAGTCGGACCAGTGTGTTCCTGACCGAGATCCACGCTGGGAGGTGCTGGACGTCACCAAGAAGGCAGTGGCCAGTCCCCGGATCATCTCCCTGGCCAAGCCCAAAGTGCGCAAAGACCTCAACGAGGGCTATGACCCCTACCACATTTCCCCCGCGTCTCTGGTGGCTCAGGCATCCCCCCGCTTGTACGAGCTGGCCATCCCCAAGAGCATCACCAAAAGAGTGTGA
- the THEG gene encoding testicular haploid expressed gene protein isoform X1 codes for MECGPRECECGRAILLLPGDRDHRHTWVLGSKAAGLGRTQYMGDRRRSLSHSHHGSEAEGGPDWGQDDDALGVQGTVFRSPGTKDTTCLDDEELSFEDREAETLPEEVTGGEPPGPRAPEEALEPLERVLEKDAEGIPEMSRLSITQRLPSAASARGVRRRRKRVFELAKPKTNWQVLRHRMGCCCKGYAWVSPCKRNLQFCVYWPSVYWTERFLEDTTLTVTVPVVTRRVEELARPKRFYSEYFNNNRSTSVWPVPRPTLAYQASSRLRELATPRVRNNIWSINMSEVSQVSKAAQMAIPSTRILQLAKPRAPATLLEEWDPMPKPKPHVSDYNRLLHLAMPKAQSDQCVPDRDPRWEVLDVTKKAVASPRIISLAKPKVRKDLNEGYDPYHISPASLVAQASPRLYELAIPKSITKRV; via the exons ATGGAATGTGGACCCCGAGAATGCGAATGCGGGCGGGCCATTCTCCTGTTGCCCGGTGACCGCGACCACAGACACACTTGGGTGTTGGGGAGCAAGGCTGCAGGACTGGGGAGGACCCAGTACATGGGGGACCGCCGGCGAAGTCTGTCCCACAGCCACCACGGCTCGGAGGCCGAAGGCGGGCCCGACTGGGGACAGGACGATGATGCCCTCGGCGTGCAGGGCACAGTGTTCAGGAGTCCAGGGACCAAGGACACCACGTGCCTGGATGACGAGGAGCTGAGTTTTGAAGACCGAGAAGCGGAGACCCTCCCAGAGGAGGTGACTGGGGGAGAACCACCTGGCCCCCGGGCCCCCGAGGAGGCCCTCGAGCCGCTGGAGAGGGTTCTGGAGAAAGACGCGGAGGGCATACCTGAGATGAG CCGGCTGTCCATCACCCAGAGGCTCCCCAGTGCTGCCTCAGCCAGAGGGGTGCGGAGGAGGAGGAAGCGGGTCTTTGAGCTGGCAAAGCCCAAGACCAACTGGCAAGTCCTAAGACACAG GATGGGGTGCTGCTGTAAGGGCTATGCCTGGGTGTCCCCGTGCAAGAGGAACTTGCAGTTCTGTGTCTACTG GCCTTCTGTGTACTGGACAGAGAGGTTTCTTGAAGACACCACCCTCACTGTCACGGTGCCAG TGGTGACGCGCCGAGTGGAGGAGCTAGCTCGACCTAAAAGGTTCTACTCGGAGTATTTCAACAACAACAG GAGCACCTCCGTCTGGCCCGTTCCTCGCCCTACTCTGGCATACCAAGCTTCGAGTCGCCTGAGGGAACTGGCCACCCCGAGGGTCCGGAATAACATTTGGAGCATAAACATGTCTGAG GTGTCCCAAGTATCCAAGGCAGCCCAGATGGCAATCCCCAGCACAAGGATCCTACAGCTGGCAAAGCCCAGGGCCCCAGCCACCCTGTTGGAAGAGTGGGACCCCATGCCAAAACCCAAGCCGCACGTGTCGGACTACAATCGCCTCCTTCACTTGGCCA TGCCCAAGGCCCAGTCGGACCAGTGTGTTCCTGACCGAGATCCACGCTGGGAGGTGCTGGACGTCACCAAGAAGGCAGTGGCCAGTCCCCGGATCATCTCCCTGGCCAAGCCCAAAGTGCGCAAAGACCTCAACGAGGGCTATGACCCCTACCACATTTCCCCCGCGTCTCTGGTGGCTCAGGCATCCCCCCGCTTGTACGAGCTGGCCATCCCCAAGAGCATCACCAAAAGAGTGTGA